Sequence from the Erythrolamprus reginae isolate rEryReg1 chromosome Z, rEryReg1.hap1, whole genome shotgun sequence genome:
AAATATGGGGTTTGTGTTCCTATCATTCACCGATTGCCCAAAGCAACTAATTTTGATAGACTTGATGGCATGTTTGATCAGGCAGCAAAAATCTATGATGTTATCATGGGTAATAAGACAAATGTGGTGGTTTATAATGGAGAATCTTTTGCAATGGGAAATTTGTTATGGCTTCAGTATATTCCAAAAATAGTAGACGtgaaaaataaactaaaaagTATTGTTTGGATTACAACAGCACAGATGGAGTTCAGTTTAATCCCCATTCAACGTACTTGGGATCTCAAAATAATTGATGGTGCCCTTTCCTTCACAATGCATTCCACTGCTCTACTAGACTTTAGATCATTTGCTAGAAAACAAAACCCCTTCCGCACAAATAAAGATACGTTTATCAGACAGTTCTGGCAAGAAGTCTTTGACTGTGTATTCTTGGATACAACTATGAGTGatgtagaagagaatatttgcaaTGGTAAAGAGAATTTGGAGAGCCTTCCAGGGACTCTTTTTGAAATGGATATGACTGGCCACAGCTACAGCATCTACAATGCTGTTCATGTCATAGCTCATGCTTTGCATGCTTTGTCCTCTAGAAATACTGAGAGACCGATGTTGGGTAGAGTAGGAAGGAAAATTCATAGTCAAGACTTCTGGAAGGTAATATCCTCATTAGGAAAAATACTATGATTGATGGGAATCCTGATATTCTATTTTGACTTAAGTCCAATgttttacaattaaaaaaaataaacctatGCTTCCTTCATCATGCTGAACTTTATAACTTCCTCTATCTTAAGAATTGATTAGCATATGATATTTTCTACTGAATTATTTTGGGACTATTCTTCTGAATTATaattaattcataattttatGGAATTTTAAAAAGCTTATTTTCTAATTGCAATGATTTTTGAAAATATATCTGTTTTTCTATGTGTCTTTATGATTCTCTGATCTAGAAGTCAGAATCACTTTAGTCTGGTAAACATTTTTCTGTTAAGCAAAATCAGGAGGGTATTAATCATAGCCCTTAGCTCTGTCTCATTTTTGAACAAAAATTATTTGGGCTCTCCTACTAATCCTTATAATTGACATCCTtgattctattttctcttcaatTTTAATGTAATGAGGTAGGTGAAAGGACCTAGAATACAATTAAATCTTTTCTATTATGAAAATTATCAACACGGAGACTGGTAATTTAGTCtttccaaatagcaatagcacttatataccatttcatagtgctttttacagccccctgtaagcagtttgcagagtctgcatattgtccccaacaatccgggtccttattttactaacctcgggaggatggaaggcagagtcaaccttgagccagtgtgatttgaactgccgaactgcagctagTAGTCAGCTGAAATAGGCTGCAGTACtagactctaaccactgtgccacctcagctcttatTTGCATTTTTACTTTCAATTTAGTTCCACTATTTTCTGAGAAATGTTGCTTTTAACAATGGTGCTGGAGAACCAATATCCTTTGATCAGAATGGGATTGTAGCAACTGGATTTGATATTCTAAACTTGGTAGCTTTCCCAAACAATTCATTTCTTCACATAAAAGTTGGAAATGTGGATCATTCCGCATCTCCAGATAAAATATTTACCATCAATGATGAGCTGATTACATGGCACAGCTGGTTTAACCAGGTAGGATTTAATTAATGTATTTGATTCTGAATAATGCTTTTTTAATTTGATATGTAAATTCATATTATTGGACAAAAGGAAATTCTTATATAAGTTTTCATTTAAGCACCTTCTCGGTCTCACTATCATAGGTGAATATCTgtgaaataaatatttaacaGTTGTAGGTGTTAGTTTGTGAGACATAATATTTCATGATGTAACAATAAGACAGTGATGTTTCATTCCCAGCCCACTTATGCCCAAAGACTTTTTTGTCTTTGCCCAACTGATGATTGCACTTGTTCAATCTGCAAACAAGTATATTCATATAcacatatagaatgggaggaatgtgtatgagcagcagcacaggtgagaaggaTCTGGGTATACtggtagatcacagattaaaGATGAGTCGACAGtttgaagcagctgcaaaaaaggcaaaatgattatttccatccctaatctGGGATGATGCCTATGATATGCTTTAATTATTTCAAATGTGGACATTGGGGGAAAAAAGCATCCATGTGTATGTCTCCTCTTTAATTTCCAGGTTGTACCCATTTCTGTCTGTAGTGACAGCTGTTATCCTGGGTCCAGGAAAAAGGTGAAAGAAGGAGAGCCATTTTGCTGTTATGACTGCCAGATATGCCCAGAAGGGATGGTTTCGACTAAGAAAGGTAAAAGATATTTATTtccaaatgtttccaaatgtaaaataatgcacttggggaaaaggaatcctcaatctgagtattgtattggcagttctgtgttagcaaatacttcagaagaaaaggatttaggggtagtgatttctgacagtctcaaaatgggtgaacagtgcagtcaggcggtagggaaagcaagtaggatgcttggctgcatagctagaggtataacaagcaggaagagggagattatgatcccgctatatagaatgctggtgagaccacatttggaatactgtgttcagttctggagacctcacctacaaaaagatattgacaaaattgaacgggtccaaagacgggctacaagaatggtggaaggtcttaagcataaaatgtatcaggaaagacttaatgaactcaatctgtatagtctggaggacagaaggaaaagggggaacatgattgaaacatttaaatatattaaagggttaaataaggtccaggagggaagtgtttttaataggaaagtgaacacaagaacaaggggacacaatctgaagttagttgggggaaagatcaaaagcaacataagaaaatattattttactgaaagagtagtagatccttggaacaaacttccagcagacgtggtagataaatccacagtaactgaatttaaacatgcctgggataaacatatatccatcttaagataaaatacagaaaatagtataagggcagactagatggaccatgaggtctttttctgccgtcagacttctatgtttctatgtttctatatttatcacttcctggtttttttccataaagaaagaaaggaataaattttgataaaattgaatgtggCATGAGCCTCTATAATATGCACAAGATATGTGGGTTCATCATTTTAGCTCTTGGGAATATTCAATTAAAATTATCATTAATTTTCAATGaggataataataatcacaactaAATTAAATTACCAACTTTTCATTTACACATTATGGGCTGTCATCCAAGTTTTATAAACCATCACTGCAATTGTGTATTAATCTCTGAACCTATTTTAGATCATTTTTCCACATCTTCCACAATATAATTATATTCATATGCAATTAATATTGTGAAAATAACTGTCCAGTAGATCTGGAATGTAATCTGAAAACTAAATATATTTACAACCAGCaacattaaataataaaatgagaaataaaaaaacagtaaataCAATCAGGATCAAAGAGAAATGGGTAAGGTTATATATTaacaattataaaataaatgaaatattgtaCACTCTAAACAATCTACTACAATAATACTctgattattaatttttaaaaattaatacattaaaatatattttgtctAGAAATTATTAGAAAATAACTAAGCAAACTATTAATACGAATAAGAATCTACAGTTCTTTAACTGTTTTTTCCTTATTATCATTGCATTGGCACAAAATTTTGCTATTGCAAGAGTAATGGCTGGACTTGAATACTAGAAATGATTCACATAGAAATTATCAAACCTTTCTAGAAATCTCTCTAATAGAGAATTAAAGTACACTGATCTTCCTATAAAACTTGCAACAAATTTCAAGCAAAATTATAGCAGGATATTATTCATCTTGATTTCATAAATTTCAGATCTCCTGATCTGTAAAGCAAACTAGGGAAAGTATAGAGGCCTTAACTTCCAGATTTATTTTCCAATTCTTTAagataggggtgtcaaactcaatttcattgaggaccatatcagggttgtgtttgaccttgggatggatggggtgggtgtggccagggtgggcatgggtAGCACAATATCTCTCCTGTTGGAGGTGTCTCTGATGGACCGAGTGCTCTGCCTGCAAAAACAGGCTccagagctctgttttcagctgccacAAATATTTTCTTTGGAAAACGAAgcctgtttttactggcagaagtgccacaggctaatccttcactgtttcaagtgtggccccacaggccagatctaagtaccccacagcagtgttccctctaatattttgggtgggtgggcggaaaagtatagtgtctgagcggcagtcccttcgggactgggaggcacagaaataataaataaatgaatgaatgaataaatgaatgaatgaatgaataaatgaataaatgaataaatgaataaatgaataaatgaataaatgaataaatgaataaatgaataaatgaataaatgaatgaataaacaaacaaacataaaaaacccaccctgttttgcctcagagaatttcaaaataaaatactgtgctgtgtgtctataacagtgagctcataatagggcaactctatcaatatcaaaatgccacttaaatagttgagctagtttcaaactacattttgattttctttctctcttccttactcccattctttttctttctctttttcttcctctcttttttctatctgtttctctctcttcctctcttcctctctctctccttccctctcggcttctgggcaggtttggaaaactctgagttgatgatgatttttaagtgagcgattgctcactgctcagcttagagggaactatgccccacaggccagatgggGTACTTCTGTACCCCTTTAGCCTTGAGCTTGACAACCCTGCTTTAAGACTATCTCCAAGTTACAAAAGGTGGAACACTTAGAATGGAGGACTCACCTACATGCTGACTTGCTGCCCAACTgcatcttcttttatttatttatttatttatttatttatttatttatttattttatttgtcatcatGTGTACCAGATAACGGgtatagtataaacataaacaaaagcaaaatatgtataggtaaatttggacaataggacagtaggacagggaaagTAGGCATGGccctacagatctcttaggaatgaggtTAAGTGGACTGTAGACAGCCTAAGGTTAAAATTTgtaaaagaaaccacagagtctggtagtacATTCAAACAATGCATTGTTTGAATTTGGAGGAAACTTTTTCTCTGCAGCCCCCATGCCTGATCCAGTCTCTTTTAAAATTCAGTCCTTTTCACAACCTCTCTCCACACCAAAATAAATCTCATTTTATGGAATTTTCAGATAGAAATTCTGCTCAGGACAAACACAGAGAATCTTGAGCTCCTTTATTTTGTTATACTCAAATCAATGCATTGTGATATGATGTTCATGTataattttaacatttaaaactcAGAATCACAAAACAATAATTAGTTCTCCCAAGAAATGAAAACTATCAGTTTCCTATAGGAAGAGGGGAAAATAAGAGATAGCATTTTAAAACTATTGTCACCTGATGCTATTGCAGGAGACAAAATTGAAACtatagtgatccctcaatttttccaggttcaaacttcgcgaaacggctatactataccacggtttttcaaaaaatattaattaaaaatactgggtttttttctatactatggtttttcccgcccgatgacatcatacgtcatcaccaaactttcatttgCCCttcctgattggccaaaatcttggCCAATCAGCATTGTCACCGCAAAAATTTCGCCCGTCATTGCTGATGGCccaaaatctcagccaatcagtggtgttatcCCGGCATGCATTAGTACAGTACTTTTACAACTACGtattaaaacttattggaagacatacccaagatgcctcctaaacattGCACACGGAGCAGAGGCTGCGAcagtaaaaagagcaggaagatgctgacaattaaggagaagattgaacttttggaTATGCTAAAAGGGGGTCGCTCATATGCAGACGTTGGGTGGCATTATGGAATCAATGAATCGAGTGTGCAATACATTTGGAAAggtgaaaagaagataaggcaaacagctatgataacattcaacaaggcagcaaaaaggatggtgacgcctagaaataaacggcttatgaaaatggaagctgctttgtccgtgtgggtacaagactgccgtaagAAGAGCATTGCATTGGATACCAATACAATACAGACAAAGGCACAACAACTCTACACCCATCTGGCGAAcaaagaaggaggcgatgcagatgagggaaaagaagatgttgatgaaggtgctgatgacttagaagacccccagccatcaacatccacTGCTTCTCCGACCccatccacattcacagcaagtaaTGGATGGTTTGATAAAATTCAAtggcgctatggcctgaggagtgtgtcattgcattgagaagctgcctcagtggatacaggtgcagccgagcagTACGTCCATGGCACATTTAAAGAGATAATTGAAGAAGgggcctaccttccagaacaggtgttcaacatggacaaaacaggcctgttctggaagaggatgccatcGTACACTTTCttaatgcaagatgaagccaaagctcCTGGTTTTAAGTCCCAGAAGGATCGGGttactttgatcatgtgtggaaaGGCAACCAGCTTCATGATCAAGCCAGGGCTCATTTATAAGTCCCGAAATCCCAGGGCcctaaagaacagaaataagaatgccttgccagtgtactggatgcataatcctaaggcatggattacaaaagccctcacacaggactggtttcatcagtgctttatCCCACAGGTGAAAGATTACAGTAtttgctggcaaaggactcaatttcaaagtgcttctcctaatggacaatgctggaggccatgatgacctggcgcaTGAACATGATAGGGTACAAGTCAAATtattgccaccaaacaccacatcgcttattcAGCCAATGGATCAAGGGTTATCtacgcatttaaggcactgtgcacgcgcaattcccttggaagcctcATGGAAATAATggacgctgatgaaaacttcacattgaagggctactggcaTCAGTACACGATCtcatcgtgtctgaagaacattcagaatgccttaatggatatgaagacacagacaatgaatgtctgctggaagaaattgtggccagaagtggtgcatgattacaagggatttgctcccaaagaaattcaacatgctgcagtccagaaatctgtgaagctggcacaggtactgggtggagaaggcttcagtgACATGACACCCGATGAAGTCCATGGGTTGCTTGATAGACAAAGACCTGGAGGatctgaccaggtcagcgagtgaagaagaggaagaagaggaagctgaacaagctgaggaagaagaagaggttggCCTAATGCTTGAATGGCTTGCAGAAGTGCACAAAagtgctgcacatctccaacagatTGTTGAACTTTGGGACCCCAACATGACTCattctatacactttaaggcctcccttgacaacatcgttGCACCATACAGAatcatgttagcccagaaaaagaaactgtgccaacaactacccataactatgttcatcacgaaaaccaagaggtctgtcacgccATCACCTTCAGCGTCCATTGCAGAAGTGCCTGATTGAAGAAGATCCTTAGTTATTGAAGAAGATCCTTAGTTATTGAAGAAGATCCTTAGTTATTGAAGAAGATCCTTAGTtatgttaataatttttgcaaataaaaaaccaaaaaaaaaatgttaataaataattatgtttataaatatcaggatgactaagtgtcttattcaatggcgagTAGTACAGGTAATGGGAAGGGGGAATGgtaattaagggaatgggaaatggtaatttatgggtttaaagtgttgggactgagcgACATAGaataatgaatggatgaatgaatgaatgaatgaatgaatgaatgaatgaatgaatgaatgaatatgtaaATAAATCTCCACccctgcctgtgtgtgtgtgtgtgtgtgtgtgtgtgtgtgtgtgtgtgtgtgtgtgaacccttgaaccatttccaaaaacaggtgagggctgggagattttttctctgttattatttaagtgcttttaccatactgtatgctttcaatcaagagtcacttctctctctctttctctctgtttcctgtcattctctgcctcaatcattttctcatttctcttttttctccccttttttctatcatttctctctctctctctctctctctctctctctctcccttcccctctccccccctcttgcgaaaatcgagggataaCTGTATTTCatatgaacaaaagaacaaggggacacaatctgagtttagttggggaaaggtcaaaagcaacatgagaaaatgttggcagctggtggtcagcagaagtagcttgcagtactgcactctaaccactgtgccatccagGCTCTTAAATATCCATTTATATCTTCTGTATTTAGGTATAAACTGTAATTTCTTCTGTAATGGactgtctcctctcctctctttccacTAAGGGTCTATTAGACATTCTGCCATAGTACCTCTCTCATTAGACTCACTCTCCATTTCCACTATGAATTTTATGATCCCCACCTCACACAGCACATGGAAGAGGTACATGTATGTCTTCAAGGGCATCAGAAAGTCTGAAAGGGAAAAGACTGTTCTATCTAAAACAGGCAAACGAGTCTAAAACAGCAACTTATAAGATGGATATGTTGGCAAATAAAGTGACCTCTTCCCCTTGATTATCAAAATCTGGCAAGGCAAAAGGCAGTTAAAGAAAATTTCAGATGGAACTTTGGAATCATTTTCTCCAGCATATGAGAGACACAGGATACTGCAGGGCTTCAAAAAAGTGGGAAAGATCTGACTTATTCCCAGATATTGAACCAGAATGATTAGATTCCCTATTTTATGAGAATACTACAAAACTAGTGTGATGATTACATTTAAAGGATATTTTGATAATCTTAATTTTACACAGATTACTGGACTTGAAGatgatataattataattataaattaattttgttATTATACAAACTTGGATAACTATACAGAATAActcttgagaaacatttcttctttttcagacAGAAATGAATGTTCCAGATGTGAAGACAAATTCTATCCAAACAAGAAACACAATTTTTGTATTCCCAAAAGTATTAGTTTTTTGACCTACAAAGAACCATTGGGAATTAGTTTAGCCTGTCTTGCACATTATTTTTCTTTGACTACTGTTCTTGTGCTTGGAACATTTATAAGGCACCATGACACTCCCATTGTGgtagccaacaaccgggacctgaCTTATACTCTTCTTATTGccctcctgctctgcttcctTTCAGCACTGCTATTTATTGGCAAACCAGGAAAATTTACCTGTCTCCTAAGACAAACAACTTTTGGAGTGGTCTTCTCGGTAGCTGTTTCTTCAGTCTTGGCAAAGACCATCACCGTGGTTCTTGCTTTCATGGCCACCAAACCAGGATCCAAGATGAGGAAATGGGTGGGGAAAAAATTAACTAATTGcattattgtttcctgttctcTGATCCAAGCAGGCATTTGTACTCTCTGGTTAATATTTGCTCCTCCATTTCCAGATGTTGATATGTTTTCAATTACTGAAGAAATTATCCTGAAATGTAATGAAGGCTCTGTGACCATGTTTTATTGTGTCCTTGGCTACATGGGTTTCCTAGCTCTTGTCAGCTTCACTACAGCTTTTCTTGCCAGGAAATTGCCTGACAGTTTCAATGAAGCCAAATTCATCACCTTTAGCATGTTGGTTTTTTGTAGTGTTTGGTTGTCCTTTGTCCCGGCATACCTCAGCTCCAAAGGGAAATATATGGTAGCTGTGGAAATCTTTTCCATCTTGACATCTAGTGCTGGACTTTTGAGTTGTatctttttccccaaatgttATATCATTGTGTTTCGACCTGACCTAAACAACAGGGAACAATTAATGAGAAAAAAGGATTGATTAATATAAtcattcttttattctctttcattctctttcattcttaTACATTCTTAGATTCATAAACTGTCTTTCAGATATTGATTTATATAATTTTTCTGcattttctaaatattctaaCATTTAATTAAAGGAGAATGATGCATCCAATGTTTTTATCTGTTCTTGATGTTTTGTTTAAAGTATCTTTTCTGTAGAACAATAACTTTTTGTCCCATTATTACTTATCTACCGATAAGAAGGAATTTCAATGACTATATTGTTAGTATAGAATCATGTATCACCTTTCTGGAATTTGTCAGAAACCAATTGCTGAGAGGGATACATGTTTTAGTAAACTTTGAATGAGACTACTGGATAAATGGTCTAATATATTCAATGATCCGTTAGTAACCAGAAGATCATACCTCAGTTTGATGGGCTATTTGAATAGGAGAACTGTGAAAAAAGTATTTGTTAACAATAGATGCCATGATGTTTATTGAGAAGTGCAAAGGAGTTGCAAATGGTTTAAATTCTGGATCTAACATATAATTTTTACTAATTCAGTAATGATCAACTATGAAGTACAGCAACATGGCTATTGCATagagcagtaatggcaaaccattttctcCCAGGTACGTGATAGCATGtgcatgtccacacccataatgcagtgatctccccccatgcatgtgcgcaCAACCCCCCTGCACTTCCACCCCATGATATGCATGCATACAAggctccctgaagcctccagagcctgtggatggcaaaaaatggattCCGGCTgattttttgccttccagaggaTGGAGAGaggtcatttttgccttccccaggcttcaggaaatcctGCAAAACCTGTGACTGGTAAAAATTGGACCCAAGacttgtttctgaacttctggtttggccTGTTGagtccatttttcatcctccacagactccagaggctttcctgaagactggagaaggtgaaaatggCCCCACTTtctagaag
This genomic interval carries:
- the LOC139153676 gene encoding vomeronasal type-2 receptor 26-like; this encodes MGNLLWLQYIPKIVDVKNKLKSIVWITTAQMEFSLIPIQRTWDLKIIDGALSFTMHSTALLDFRSFARKQNPFRTNKDTFIRQFWQEVFDCVFLDTTMSDVEENICNGKENLESLPGTLFEMDMTGHSYSIYNAVHVIAHALHALSSRNTERPMLGRVGRKIHSQDFWKFHYFLRNVAFNNGAGEPISFDQNGIVATGFDILNLVAFPNNSFLHIKVGNVDHSASPDKIFTINDELITWHSWFNQVVPISVCSDSCYPGSRKKVKEGEPFCCYDCQICPEGMVSTKKDRNECSRCEDKFYPNKKHNFCIPKSISFLTYKEPLGISLACLAHYFSLTTVLVLGTFIRHHDTPIVVANNRDLTYTLLIALLLCFLSALLFIGKPGKFTCLLRQTTFGVVFSVAVSSVLAKTITVVLAFMATKPGSKMRKWVGKKLTNCIIVSCSLIQAGICTLWLIFAPPFPDVDMFSITEEIILKCNEGSVTMFYCVLGYMGFLALVSFTTAFLARKLPDSFNEAKFITFSMLVFCSVWLSFVPAYLSSKGKYMVAVEIFSILTSSAGLLSCIFFPKCYIIVFRPDLNNREQLMRKKD